A stretch of the Thiocystis violascens DSM 198 genome encodes the following:
- a CDS encoding HDOD domain-containing protein, with translation MTADASPEELPVLARTRQELTHLLASELAPLRELSLALMRDPAMALRVLQRANAVPHRHFSADVATLEDAAHMLGVEKILRMQSESHVAEEVLDPARLASYRRSAGRAVLAALLALDWAELDRDRFPSEVSLAALLNNLGELFLLAHGDARINRYLQLVEVNHEFPHEAEYVALGESLEALGHALALRWRLPEMVREAMRARNAQHARTLCVMLATQIARDAFSAWRHPMRMRDLRLVAELLDLDPPSLIRRINHVLGAFNPTAVRYGIGSLALLTLERDGWRSAAANAPATPSFCLAPRADDYLACLAALGDCSLPDRAAVFATLLRGLHRGLGLNRAVFAAYCPRRRTLSAEFLVGTDFEPTFNRFSLSLDAGGLFGELLDAPSAIWLNEENQADLLPRIPEAIVELIGDTRFFVMSMWVRGRPIGLLYADRRSASCRLDARGYASFQRLAGQASQCLECLETA, from the coding sequence GTGACCGCCGATGCCTCGCCGGAGGAACTCCCGGTGCTGGCCCGGACACGTCAGGAATTGACGCATCTGTTGGCGAGCGAACTGGCGCCGCTACGCGAGCTGTCCCTGGCGCTCATGCGCGATCCGGCCATGGCCCTGCGCGTACTGCAGCGGGCCAATGCGGTTCCGCACCGGCATTTCAGCGCCGACGTGGCAACGCTGGAAGATGCGGCGCACATGCTGGGTGTCGAGAAGATCCTGCGCATGCAGTCCGAGTCCCACGTGGCTGAAGAGGTTCTGGATCCCGCGCGGCTCGCGTCCTATCGCCGGAGCGCGGGCAGAGCGGTCCTGGCGGCGCTGTTGGCGCTGGACTGGGCCGAGCTGGATCGCGACCGGTTTCCGTCCGAGGTCAGTCTGGCGGCCCTGTTGAATAACCTGGGCGAACTCTTCCTGCTCGCGCATGGGGACGCCCGGATCAACCGCTATCTGCAATTGGTGGAGGTAAACCATGAGTTTCCCCATGAGGCCGAGTATGTCGCGCTGGGGGAGAGCCTGGAAGCGTTGGGCCATGCCCTGGCACTGCGGTGGAGATTGCCCGAGATGGTTCGGGAGGCGATGCGGGCCCGCAATGCGCAACATGCAAGGACGCTATGCGTGATGCTGGCGACTCAGATTGCCCGCGATGCCTTCTCCGCCTGGCGTCATCCGATGCGCATGCGTGACTTGCGTCTGGTGGCCGAGTTGCTCGATCTCGATCCGCCGTCCTTGATCCGACGCATCAATCATGTGTTGGGTGCCTTCAATCCGACGGCCGTCCGCTATGGCATCGGTTCACTGGCATTGTTGACCCTGGAGCGCGATGGCTGGCGGTCGGCGGCGGCGAACGCGCCCGCGACGCCGTCTTTTTGTCTGGCGCCGAGAGCGGACGATTATCTGGCCTGTCTGGCGGCGCTCGGCGATTGCTCGCTGCCTGATCGCGCGGCGGTGTTCGCGACCCTGCTACGTGGCCTGCATCGCGGTCTGGGCCTGAATCGTGCGGTGTTCGCGGCCTATTGTCCCCGCCGGCGGACCTTGTCGGCGGAGTTTCTGGTCGGTACGGATTTCGAGCCGACCTTCAATCGCTTCAGTCTTTCGCTCGATGCCGGTGGGCTTTTTGGCGAGTTGCTGGACGCGCCGTCCGCCATCTGGCTGAACGAGGAAAATCAAGCCGATCTTCTGCCGCGGATCCCGGAGGCAATCGTCGAACTGATCGGCGACACGCGCTTTTTTGTCATGTCGATGTGGGTCAGGGGGCGGCCGATCGGGTTACTTTACGCGGATCGCCGCAGTGCGAGCTGCCGTCTGGATGCGCGCGGTTACGCTTCGTTTCAACGTCTTGCCGGCCAGGCGAGTCAGTGTCTGGAGTGTCTGGAAACCGCTTGA
- a CDS encoding late competence development ComFB family protein — MLSSIGNYFERLVMERIHGVLGENGSEFDTTYIEDLACVALNYLPPRYVRHAVDLASHLSDSDHRNMREEVSDAVNFAIATTQRRQGARDENLE, encoded by the coding sequence CGAGTATCGGCAATTATTTCGAACGGCTTGTCATGGAACGCATCCATGGCGTACTGGGCGAAAACGGCAGCGAGTTCGACACCACCTACATTGAGGATCTTGCCTGCGTGGCGCTGAATTATCTGCCGCCACGTTACGTGAGGCATGCCGTCGACCTGGCGTCCCATCTCAGCGACTCGGATCATCGAAACATGCGGGAAGAGGTCTCGGACGCCGTCAACTTCGCGATCGCGACCACGCAGCGTCGCCAAGGAGCCCGGGATGAGAACCTGGAGTGA